From Polynucleobacter sp. MWH-Braz-FAM2G, a single genomic window includes:
- a CDS encoding histidine triad nucleotide-binding protein has translation MSHDPNCLFCKISQGLIPSQKVYEDEEIYAFKDINPAAPVHFLMIPKKHIPMLESAESIDVPLLGRMMELAPRLAKEQGCRPGKDGGFRLMVNNGADGGQEVYHLHLHVMGGPRPWKK, from the coding sequence ATGTCACATGATCCAAATTGCCTGTTTTGCAAGATCTCTCAAGGCTTAATTCCTTCGCAGAAAGTCTACGAAGATGAAGAAATATATGCTTTTAAGGACATCAACCCAGCAGCCCCCGTCCATTTTCTAATGATCCCCAAGAAGCACATTCCTATGCTGGAGTCGGCCGAAAGCATCGATGTGCCTTTGCTAGGTAGAATGATGGAGTTAGCGCCACGTCTTGCCAAAGAGCAGGGCTGTCGTCCTGGTAAGGATGGTGGTTTTAGGTTGATGGTGAACAATGGCGCAGATGGTGGGCAAGAGGTTTATCACTTGCATTTACATGTAATGGGTGGTCCGCGCCCCTGGAAAAAATAA
- the hisF gene encoding imidazole glycerol phosphate synthase subunit HisF, with protein MLTKRIIPCLDVTAGRVVKGVNFVGLRDAGDPVEIAKRYDTQGADELTFLDITATSDGRDLILHIIEDVASQVFIPLTVGGGVRAVADVRRLLNAGADKVSMNSSAVANPDLVSDAAAYYGSQCIVVAIDAKQTEAGNWEVFTHGGRTATGIDVVEWAQEVAKRGAGEILLTSMNRDGSKDGFDLSLTAAVSDAVSVPVIASGGVGNLQHLVDGITKGHADAVLAASIFHYGEYTVGQAKEYMAAQGIPVRI; from the coding sequence GTGTTAACTAAGCGAATTATTCCTTGCCTTGATGTCACAGCAGGGCGCGTAGTTAAGGGTGTGAACTTCGTGGGTTTGCGTGATGCAGGTGATCCTGTCGAAATTGCTAAACGATACGACACGCAAGGTGCAGATGAGCTCACCTTTTTAGATATCACTGCAACTTCTGATGGTCGCGATCTTATTTTGCACATCATTGAAGATGTTGCGTCACAAGTATTTATTCCCTTGACTGTTGGCGGTGGGGTGCGTGCGGTAGCGGATGTGCGCCGTTTACTAAATGCTGGTGCAGATAAGGTGAGTATGAATTCCTCTGCGGTAGCTAACCCAGATTTGGTGTCTGATGCCGCCGCTTACTATGGTTCGCAGTGCATAGTGGTCGCGATTGATGCCAAACAGACAGAGGCTGGTAATTGGGAAGTGTTTACCCATGGTGGCAGAACTGCTACGGGAATAGATGTAGTGGAATGGGCTCAAGAAGTTGCTAAACGTGGTGCTGGTGAAATTTTATTAACCAGCATGAATCGCGATGGCAGCAAAGATGGCTTTGATTTGTCTTTAACGGCAGCGGTAAGTGATGCAGTCTCAGTTCCGGTTATCGCTTCAGGCGGTGTTGGCAACTTGCAGCATTTAGTGGATGGCATTACCAAAGGGCATGCAGATGCTGTCTTGGCTGCGAGTATTTTTCACTATGGTGAATACACTGTTGGTCAGGCAAAAGAGTACATGGCTGCCCAAGGAATTCCCGTTCGAATTTAA
- the hisA gene encoding 1-(5-phosphoribosyl)-5-[(5-phosphoribosylamino)methylideneamino]imidazole-4-carboxamide isomerase, translating to MLLIPAIDLKDGHCVRLEQGDMDKATIFSEDPGAMATHWISKGARRLHLVDLNGAFAGKLKNESAIKSILKAVGDEIPVQLGGGIRDLETIERLLDDGISTVIIGTAAVKNPGFVQDACTAFPGHVMVGLDARDGKVATDGWSKITGHEVIDLAKKFEDWGVEAIIYTDIGRDGMLKGVNIDATVKLAQAIRIPVIASGGLSNNQDIDALCKAEEEGVMGVIAGRSIYAGDLDLAAAQKYADELTLKYKKKIT from the coding sequence ATGCTGCTGATTCCCGCAATTGATCTTAAAGATGGCCACTGTGTTCGACTCGAGCAAGGTGACATGGATAAAGCCACGATTTTTTCTGAAGATCCTGGCGCCATGGCAACACATTGGATTAGCAAGGGTGCGCGACGCCTACATTTAGTTGATCTGAATGGCGCTTTTGCAGGCAAACTCAAAAATGAGTCAGCAATCAAATCGATTCTTAAGGCAGTTGGCGATGAAATCCCCGTTCAACTGGGCGGTGGAATTCGTGATCTTGAAACTATAGAGCGTTTACTAGATGATGGTATTAGTACCGTCATTATTGGAACCGCAGCCGTTAAGAATCCAGGTTTTGTGCAGGATGCTTGCACTGCATTTCCAGGTCATGTCATGGTTGGCTTGGATGCGCGTGACGGTAAGGTTGCCACCGATGGTTGGAGCAAGATAACGGGTCACGAGGTGATTGATCTTGCTAAGAAATTTGAAGACTGGGGTGTAGAGGCAATTATCTACACAGACATTGGTCGCGATGGCATGCTAAAGGGTGTCAATATTGACGCTACTGTGAAGTTGGCTCAGGCGATACGCATCCCTGTGATTGCTAGCGGAGGTTTGTCGAATAACCAAGATATAGATGCGCTATGCAAGGCGGAAGAAGAGGGCGTCATGGGCGTGATAGCTGGTCGCTCTATCTATGCTGGTGATCTTGATTTGGCTGCCGCACAAAAATACGCTGATGAGTTGACACTTAAATATAAAAAGAAAATTACCTAG
- the tatC gene encoding twin-arginine translocase subunit TatC, with protein MTENNSTEDSGLQETFLSHLFELRDRVIKAALAIIVVFVCLVYWAPDIFHLFAQPLLEALPAGGKMIVTDVTGSFFVPMKVTMLVAFIIALPVVIYQLWAFIAPGLYLHERKLILPLVVSSYTLFIIGMAFAYFLVFPTVFKFMASYNAPLGAEMSTDIDNYLSFAMTTFLAFGITFEVPVVVVVLVRMGMVPLAKLKEIRPYVIVGAFVISAIVTPPDVLSQLLLAVPMTLLYELGLVIARFYVPKPSEEDVGDQSTSASA; from the coding sequence ATGACTGAAAACAATTCAACTGAAGATTCCGGATTGCAGGAAACTTTTCTATCTCATTTATTTGAGTTACGTGATCGCGTTATTAAAGCAGCGTTGGCAATTATTGTTGTCTTCGTTTGTTTGGTGTATTGGGCACCAGATATCTTTCATTTATTTGCCCAGCCTTTATTAGAGGCATTGCCGGCCGGCGGCAAGATGATAGTGACTGACGTTACGGGATCTTTTTTTGTGCCCATGAAAGTCACGATGTTGGTGGCATTCATTATCGCTTTGCCAGTAGTGATTTATCAGCTCTGGGCTTTTATTGCACCCGGTTTGTATTTGCATGAAAGAAAACTTATATTGCCTTTAGTGGTGAGTAGCTACACTTTATTCATTATCGGTATGGCATTTGCTTACTTCCTAGTGTTTCCCACAGTATTTAAATTTATGGCTAGTTACAACGCTCCATTGGGTGCTGAGATGTCTACGGATATTGATAACTACCTGAGTTTTGCCATGACCACCTTCTTGGCGTTTGGTATTACTTTTGAAGTGCCTGTTGTAGTAGTGGTCTTGGTGCGGATGGGCATGGTGCCATTGGCCAAGTTGAAAGAAATTCGACCTTATGTCATTGTGGGCGCTTTCGTGATTTCTGCCATCGTTACACCTCCGGACGTGCTATCTCAATTACTTTTGGCAGTGCCTATGACCTTGCTCTACGAGCTAGGGTTAGTGATCGCACGTTTTTATGTGCCCAAACCATCTGAAGAGGATGTGGGTGATCAATCAACTTCCGCATCCGCTTGA
- the tatA gene encoding Sec-independent protein translocase subunit TatA, which translates to MGSFSIWHWLIVLVIVMLVFGTKKLRNIGQDLGGAVKGFKDGMKSADEPKEQIQQSSTASEKTVDVQAKDINKS; encoded by the coding sequence ATGGGTTCATTTAGCATTTGGCATTGGTTGATTGTTTTGGTCATCGTGATGTTGGTATTTGGTACCAAAAAATTGCGCAACATCGGTCAAGATTTGGGTGGGGCTGTTAAAGGCTTCAAAGATGGCATGAAATCTGCTGACGAGCCTAAAGAGCAAATTCAGCAAAGTTCTACTGCCTCAGAAAAGACAGTTGATGTGCAAGCTAAAGATATCAACAAGTCTTAA
- a CDS encoding phosphoribosyl-ATP diphosphatase, whose amino-acid sequence MTSSANKPSNLDSAFAHLADVVDQRRDAFKAGQADPKTSYTALLFSKGDDGILKKIGEEATEAVMAAKDARNSGLATEQQKLLVGEMADLWFHCLIALSQFNLRPEDVIAELDRRLGTSGIDEKAARKAASKE is encoded by the coding sequence ATGACTAGTTCTGCAAATAAACCCTCAAATCTAGATTCTGCGTTTGCCCACTTGGCTGATGTGGTTGATCAACGTCGTGATGCGTTTAAGGCTGGTCAAGCAGACCCAAAAACTTCTTACACTGCTTTGCTTTTTTCAAAGGGTGATGATGGGATTCTGAAGAAGATTGGTGAGGAGGCGACTGAGGCTGTGATGGCGGCAAAAGATGCCCGCAACTCTGGTTTGGCGACTGAGCAGCAAAAATTGTTAGTTGGGGAAATGGCTGACTTATGGTTTCACTGCTTAATTGCGCTTTCTCAATTTAATTTGCGTCCTGAGGATGTGATTGCCGAGCTCGATCGTCGTTTGGGTACTTCAGGCATAGATGAAAAGGCGGCTAGAAAGGCTGCCAGCAAAGAATAA
- the tatB gene encoding Sec-independent protein translocase protein TatB: MIDLGVSKLALIAVVALVVVGPERLPKVARMAGNLFGRAQRYMADVKSEVNRQMEVEEFKKFREETAATLKEVENSIGSTVQEASANLSDQADIFETNFEKPPLDEKEVLRKTRRQGRNSWGVRRAARPVWFKRSAGIRARVQSGAARMKRFHHSANK, from the coding sequence ATGATTGATCTTGGAGTTTCTAAACTCGCGCTGATTGCGGTAGTTGCTTTGGTGGTGGTGGGGCCAGAGCGCTTGCCTAAAGTTGCACGTATGGCTGGTAATTTATTTGGCCGTGCACAACGTTATATGGCTGATGTGAAATCTGAAGTTAATCGTCAGATGGAAGTTGAGGAGTTTAAAAAGTTTCGGGAAGAAACCGCCGCCACTCTCAAAGAGGTTGAAAATAGTATCGGCTCAACGGTTCAGGAAGCTAGCGCCAATCTTAGTGATCAAGCCGATATCTTTGAAACTAACTTTGAAAAGCCACCGCTTGATGAAAAAGAAGTACTCCGCAAAACACGTCGTCAAGGTCGCAATAGCTGGGGAGTGCGTCGTGCCGCAAGGCCAGTCTGGTTCAAGCGTTCCGCAGGCATTCGTGCGCGAGTACAGTCTGGTGCTGCCAGAATGAAGCGCTTTCATCATAGCGCTAACAAGTAG
- a CDS encoding tetratricopeptide repeat protein: MASREFLKILSSARLGDVSAQQKLADAYLTGAFKTPIQPANALIWLEKTYFSLANQLFEVDLLSNSKFTDLFKQIATVPLAETFNTPAFGFGWDAFWKLALSNDESDAALSAKWQIVNLLINPQNQELQSQLVEWLKKHTSSSEKISKLDLVGLQKLAKQYLIEISESNSALTLKAKELLIKLQPKNEALSSLWKVWIEEQNEDALIQAAELGLTIAKLTLGLRLAQLDGREDDPQTKSNASLKKAAHWLELAAKDGDRDAWYSLGEIYRRPQFSGYNATESDRCFDRAADLGHPQAQLRKGANLWRKREKLEEKVRGLQASYWIWQAHQQGVIEAKELLSKILVSCPDPKMNEWFDLARCAEKALNHHAEHKLDEDWLLLCHRIIIANQFNFSKAELLLCEVGQLQHEHCVVIDIRWELPKILPRLIQIETIQQRRALLAAGKAFASSEIDIEGNLRQRRYRFDRVTSWLMSTFSENQADAEVD; this comes from the coding sequence ATGGCAAGCCGTGAATTCTTAAAAATCCTCAGTTCAGCTCGTTTAGGTGATGTATCTGCGCAACAAAAATTAGCTGACGCATACCTAACTGGTGCCTTTAAAACTCCCATTCAGCCAGCTAATGCCTTGATTTGGCTAGAAAAAACTTATTTTTCGCTCGCAAACCAATTATTTGAGGTGGATCTCTTAAGCAATAGCAAATTCACAGATCTTTTTAAGCAGATTGCTACAGTCCCTCTTGCCGAAACCTTTAACACGCCAGCTTTTGGTTTTGGATGGGATGCCTTTTGGAAACTTGCACTATCTAATGATGAATCTGATGCCGCTTTGTCTGCAAAGTGGCAGATTGTCAACTTACTTATCAACCCACAGAATCAAGAACTGCAATCTCAGTTAGTCGAGTGGCTCAAGAAACACACGTCCTCCTCAGAAAAAATCTCGAAATTGGATTTAGTTGGACTCCAAAAATTAGCAAAACAATATCTCATTGAAATTTCAGAAAGTAATTCTGCGCTTACCCTTAAAGCAAAAGAGTTGTTAATTAAACTGCAGCCAAAAAATGAAGCACTCAGCTCTTTATGGAAAGTTTGGATTGAAGAACAAAATGAAGATGCTCTCATTCAGGCAGCAGAGCTTGGTTTAACGATTGCTAAATTAACTTTAGGTTTGCGTCTTGCGCAATTAGATGGTCGCGAAGACGATCCGCAAACTAAATCAAATGCCTCACTAAAAAAAGCGGCGCACTGGTTGGAGTTAGCCGCCAAAGATGGTGATCGCGATGCCTGGTATTCATTAGGTGAAATTTATCGTCGCCCTCAATTCTCGGGATATAACGCTACAGAAAGCGATCGATGTTTTGATCGCGCTGCTGATCTAGGGCATCCCCAAGCTCAATTGCGCAAAGGAGCCAATCTTTGGCGTAAGCGTGAAAAGTTAGAGGAGAAGGTTCGCGGATTACAAGCCTCATATTGGATTTGGCAAGCACACCAACAAGGAGTAATTGAAGCCAAAGAATTACTCAGCAAAATATTGGTTAGTTGCCCCGATCCAAAAATGAATGAATGGTTTGATTTAGCCCGATGCGCTGAAAAGGCACTTAATCACCACGCTGAACATAAACTTGATGAAGATTGGTTACTACTTTGTCATCGCATCATTATTGCCAATCAGTTTAATTTCAGCAAAGCAGAGTTGCTCTTATGTGAAGTTGGTCAACTGCAGCATGAACACTGCGTAGTGATTGATATACGCTGGGAGTTACCCAAAATCCTGCCTCGCCTAATTCAGATTGAAACTATCCAACAAAGACGAGCCCTTCTCGCCGCTGGAAAAGCTTTTGCCAGTTCAGAAATAGATATTGAGGGAAACTTACGACAAAGACGTTACCGCTTTGATCGGGTCACCAGTTGGTTAATGTCTACGTTTTCTGAAAATCAAGCGGATGCGGAAGTTGATTGA
- the hisI gene encoding phosphoribosyl-AMP cyclohydrolase, which produces MSKSQNTLSTFAPIQNLQAGAWLDAVTWNEQGLVPVIAQEVGSGDVLMMAWMNRDALLETLRLGEAVYWTRSRQKLWHKGEESGHIQKVKEIRLDCDGDTILLLVEQKDGIACHTGEHSCFFLQWDSAKAAWVDESISKK; this is translated from the coding sequence ATGAGCAAATCTCAAAACACTCTAAGTACCTTTGCCCCAATACAAAATTTGCAAGCTGGTGCATGGCTAGATGCTGTCACTTGGAATGAGCAAGGTCTAGTTCCCGTAATTGCCCAAGAAGTGGGTAGTGGTGATGTCTTGATGATGGCATGGATGAACCGAGATGCTCTCTTGGAAACCTTGCGTTTAGGTGAGGCTGTTTACTGGACACGTTCTCGACAAAAGCTGTGGCACAAGGGTGAAGAGTCAGGCCACATTCAAAAAGTAAAAGAAATTCGCTTGGATTGTGATGGCGACACTATTTTGCTATTGGTTGAACAAAAAGATGGCATTGCTTGCCATACTGGGGAACACAGTTGTTTCTTTTTGCAGTGGGACTCAGCCAAAGCCGCTTGGGTTGATGAGTCTATTTCAAAAAAGTAG